A part of Capsicum annuum cultivar UCD-10X-F1 chromosome 6, UCD10Xv1.1, whole genome shotgun sequence genomic DNA contains:
- the LOC107873268 gene encoding AP3-complex subunit beta-A isoform X2 — protein MFTQFGATADSLSKASTLVFRIGTDAHLYDDPDDVNITPLLDSKFDSEKCEALKRLLALIAQGCDVSSFFPQVVKNVASQSMEVKKLVYLYLLHYAEKRPDEALLSINCFQKDLGDPNPLVRAWALRTMAGIRLHVIAPLVLAAVGKCARDPSVYVRKCAANALPKLYDLRLEENITTIQELVGILLNDNSTGVVGAAAAAFASICPNDFSLIAKNYRRLCETLPDVEEWGQIVLIGILIRYIIARHGLVKESLMGASHSPENSNSEKEGSESYFGINEKTNDIGGVVCESEIAEMVSRSYLEGPDKYLSQPCSKIASSVKDFSDFTSAKSNDDVKILLQCTLPLLWSQNSAVVLAAAGVHWIMAPKDEIKRIVKPLLFLLRSSDASKYVVLCNIQVFAKAMPTLFVSHFEDFFVSSTDPYQVKALKLDILSLIATDSSISPIFNEFQDYIKDPDRRFAADAVAAIGLCAQRLPNIASTCLEGLLVLTSYDVDIASMDEEAVILIQAINSIKTIIKHEPSSHDKVLLHAEGEALSTFKMLLNYVLELTKCDLNYDIRDRGRLLQKLLSHYIGTHELEESAPDSTLHVLAGHLFETETKPIPSEPLAYRFYLPGSLSQMVLHAAPGYEPLPQPLSLICNDTKYESNMVKDMKQPRNEATQSESYETDDADSVSGSLNEESTSGYNSQDSKTGSSGTRGSHESGSTSNDDEHAVPLIHLSDSGNAHGNQLGPSFNQNPDSNVLGELMFIRDLESWLDDSPGSTHNSVELNNVCQSLARISIGDISSRVKPKSYTLLDPANGNGLSVEYIFSSEVSSISPLFVCIQVTFSNSSVEAMSNLLLVEEDSVMRVESSDQVLTSDESSKMSVNDVPTLVPMEEITKLERGQVMQRTLQVQFHHHLLPLKLLLWCNGKKYPVKLRPDIGYFVKPLSMEIDMFSIKESQLPGMFEYIRRCTFIDHIEELNKLENPLAKDNFLVICETLALKVLSNANLFLLSVDMPVGTNLDDASGLRLRFSGEILSNSIPCLITITVEGRCSEPLDTSVKVNCEETVFGLNFLNRVVNFLTEPARL, from the exons ATGTTCACACAGTTTGGGGCGACGGCGGATTCACTGAGCAAAGCATCAACTTTGGTATTCCGCATCGGCACGGACGCCCACCTCTATGATGATCCTGATGACGTCAACATTACTCCTCTTCTTGACAGCAAATTCGACTCTGAAAAATGTGAAGCCCTCAAGAGGTTACTTGCTCTCATTGCCCAAGGCTGCGACGTCTCCAGTTTCTTCCCTCAG GTAGTGAAAAATGTGGCTTCACAATCAATGGAAGTGAAGAAGCTGGTGTACTTGTACCTCCTGCATTATGCTGAAAA GCGTCCAGATGAAGCATTGCTTTCAATAAACTGTTTCCAGAAGGATTTGGGAGATCCTAATCCATTGGTGCGGGCGTGGGCACTCCGTACAATGGCAGGAATTCGCCTTCATGTGATTGCACCCCTTGTTTTGGCGGCAGTTGGAAAATGTGCAAGAGATCCATCAGTCTATGTTAGGAAGTGTGCTGCTAATGCACTCCCGAAGTTGTATGATTTGCGTTTGGAGGAGAATATTACTACTATTCAAGAG CTTGTTGGAATTCTTCTGAATGACAACTCTACTGGAGTAGTTGGAGCTGCTGCTGCTGCATTTGCTTCTATATGTCCTAATGATTTTTCTCTAATTGCGAAAAATTATAGAAGACTGTGTGAGACTCTCCCTGATGTGGAAGAATGGGGTCAGATAGTTTTGATTGGGATCCTTATACGGTATATTATTGCTAGGCATGGGCTCGTGAAAGAATCCTTGATGGGAGCTTCTCATTCTCCAGAGAATTCTAATTCAGAAAAGGAAGGATCTGAATCCTATTTTGGAATCAACGAGAAGACCAATGACATTGGGGGTGTAGTTTGTGAATCTGAGATAGCAGAAATGGTATCCAGGAGTTATCTTGAAGGACCAGATAAATATTTGTCCCAACCATGTTCCAAAATAGCTTCTTCTGTCAAGGACTTTTCAGACTTTACATCCGCAAAAAGTAATGATGATGTGAAGATCCTACTACAGTGTACTTTACCTCTACTGTGGAGTCAAAATAGTGCAGTAGTACTTGCTGCTGCTGGGGTGCACTGGATTATGGCACCGAAAGATGAAATTAAAAGAATTGTTAAGCCTTTGTTGTTTCTGTTGAGATCATCCGATGCCTCAAAATATGTG GTGCTCTGTAACATTCAAGTTTTTGCGAAAGCAATGCCTACCTTGTTTGTTTCCCATTTTGAAGACTTCTTCGTGAGCTCTACTGATCCATATCAAGTGAAAGCTCTGAAGCTTGACATACTATCTTTAATTGCGACAGATTCATCAATTTCACCTATTTTTAATGAGTTCCAG GATTATATTAAAGATCCAGACAGAAGGTTTGCTGCAGATGCTGTTGCTGCTATTGGTTTGTGTGCCCAACGACTTCCAAATATAGCAAGCACTTGTCTGGAAGGGCTGTTGGTTTTGACTTCATATG ATGTGGACATAGCATCAATGGATGAAGAAGCAGTTATTCTGATTCAAGCAATTAATTCCATCAAAACAATCATAAAACATGAACCCTCAAGTCATGACAAA GTTTTATTACATGCAGAAGGGGAAGCACTATCAACCTTCAAGATGCTCTTAAACTATGTACTTGAACTAACTAAATGTGACTTGAACTATGATATCCGTGACCGTGGACGTCTTCTACAGAAACTCTTATCCCACTATATAGGCACTCATGAGTTGGAAGAATCAGCTCCTGACAGCACTTTGCATGTACTTGCAGGACACTTATTTGAGACAGAAACAAAACCCATTCCTTCAGAACCATTAGCTTATCGGTTTTATCTTCCTGGATCTCTTTCACAGATGGTTCTTCATGCTGCTCCAGGATATGAACCTCTCCCACAGCCATTAAGTTTGATTTGCAATGACACTAAATATGAATCCAATATGGTAAAAGATATGAAACAGCCAAGGAATGAAGCCACTCAAAGTGAATCGTATGAAACTGATGATGCTGACTCGGTATCTGGATCATTAAATGAAGAAAGCACATCTGGTTACAATTCTCAGGATTCTAAAACTGGTTCAAGTGGAACTCGGGGCAGCCATGAGAGTGGGTCTACGAGTAATGATGATGAGCATGCTGTTCCACTGATTCATCTTTCTGACAGTGGCAATGCTCATGGGAATCAGTTGGGACCAAGTTTTAATCAAAACCCTGATTCCAATGTTCTTGGGGAATTAATGTTTATAAGAGATCTGGAATCCTGGTTGGATGACAGTCCTGGATCTACCCACAATTCGGTAGAATTGAATAATGTCTGTCAATCATTGGCCAGAATTTCAATTGGAGATATTAGTAGCAGAGTTAAACCTAAATCCTACACTTTGTTAGATCCTGCAAATGGAAACGGCTTGAGTGTGGAATACATATTTTCTTCAGAGGTGTCAAGCATATCCCCTCTGTTTGTTTGTATTCAGGTTACATTTAGCAACAGTTCGGTAGAAGCTATGTCAAATTTACTGTTGGTTGAAGAGGATTCTGTCATGAGGGTAGAATCTTCAGATCAAGTGCTGACATCAGATGAGAG TTCCAAGATGTCTGTTAATGATGTACCGACTCTGGTTCCAATGGAAGAAATTACTAAGCTGGAGCGAGGTCAGGTTATGCAGAGAACCCTTCAGGTTCAGTTCCACCATCATCTGTTGCCCCTTAAGCTGCTTTTATGGTGCAATGGCAAGAAGTACCCTGTGAAGTTGAGACCGGATATTGGGTATTTTGTAAAACCTCTTTCAATGGAAATTGATATGTTCTCAATCAAGGAATCTCAGCTGCCTGGAATGTTTGAATACATAAGGAG GTGTACTTTCATTGATCATATTGAAGAACTCAACAAGCTTGAGAACCCCTTAGCAAAGGACAACTTCCTTGTAATCTGTGAGACTTTGGCTTTAAAGGTGCTTAGTAATGCCAATCTTTTTCTTCTATCTGTGGACATGCCTGTTGGTACCAACCTTGATGATGCTTCAGGTTTGCGGCTTAGGTTCAGTGGTGAGATATTAAGCAATTCAATCCCATGTTTAATTACTATTACTGTTGAAGGTAGATGCTCCGAACCGTTGGACACTTCAGTAAAAGTTAACTGCGAAGAGACTGTTTTTGGCTTGAACTTTCTGAACAGGGTTGTGAATTTTTTGACTGAGCCTGCTCGTTTATGA
- the LOC107873268 gene encoding AP3-complex subunit beta-A isoform X1: MFTQFGATADSLSKASTLVFRIGTDAHLYDDPDDVNITPLLDSKFDSEKCEALKRLLALIAQGCDVSSFFPQVVKNVASQSMEVKKLVYLYLLHYAEKRPDEALLSINCFQKDLGDPNPLVRAWALRTMAGIRLHVIAPLVLAAVGKCARDPSVYVRKCAANALPKLYDLRLEENITTIQELVGILLNDNSTGVVGAAAAAFASICPNDFSLIAKNYRRLCETLPDVEEWGQIVLIGILIRYIIARHGLVKESLMGASHSPENSNSEKEGSESYFGINEKTNDIGGVVCESEIAEMVSRSYLEGPDKYLSQPCSKIASSVKDFSDFTSAKSNDDVKILLQCTLPLLWSQNSAVVLAAAGVHWIMAPKDEIKRIVKPLLFLLRSSDASKYVVLCNIQVFAKAMPTLFVSHFEDFFVSSTDPYQVKALKLDILSLIATDSSISPIFNEFQDYIKDPDRRFAADAVAAIGLCAQRLPNIASTCLEGLLVLTSYDVDIASMDEEAVILIQAINSIKTIIKHEPSSHDKVIVHLALKLDSIRVPSARAMIIWMLGEYNSTGHIIPKVLPTVLKYLAWSFSSEALVMKLQILNSMVKVLLHAEGEALSTFKMLLNYVLELTKCDLNYDIRDRGRLLQKLLSHYIGTHELEESAPDSTLHVLAGHLFETETKPIPSEPLAYRFYLPGSLSQMVLHAAPGYEPLPQPLSLICNDTKYESNMVKDMKQPRNEATQSESYETDDADSVSGSLNEESTSGYNSQDSKTGSSGTRGSHESGSTSNDDEHAVPLIHLSDSGNAHGNQLGPSFNQNPDSNVLGELMFIRDLESWLDDSPGSTHNSVELNNVCQSLARISIGDISSRVKPKSYTLLDPANGNGLSVEYIFSSEVSSISPLFVCIQVTFSNSSVEAMSNLLLVEEDSVMRVESSDQVLTSDESSKMSVNDVPTLVPMEEITKLERGQVMQRTLQVQFHHHLLPLKLLLWCNGKKYPVKLRPDIGYFVKPLSMEIDMFSIKESQLPGMFEYIRRCTFIDHIEELNKLENPLAKDNFLVICETLALKVLSNANLFLLSVDMPVGTNLDDASGLRLRFSGEILSNSIPCLITITVEGRCSEPLDTSVKVNCEETVFGLNFLNRVVNFLTEPARL, translated from the exons ATGTTCACACAGTTTGGGGCGACGGCGGATTCACTGAGCAAAGCATCAACTTTGGTATTCCGCATCGGCACGGACGCCCACCTCTATGATGATCCTGATGACGTCAACATTACTCCTCTTCTTGACAGCAAATTCGACTCTGAAAAATGTGAAGCCCTCAAGAGGTTACTTGCTCTCATTGCCCAAGGCTGCGACGTCTCCAGTTTCTTCCCTCAG GTAGTGAAAAATGTGGCTTCACAATCAATGGAAGTGAAGAAGCTGGTGTACTTGTACCTCCTGCATTATGCTGAAAA GCGTCCAGATGAAGCATTGCTTTCAATAAACTGTTTCCAGAAGGATTTGGGAGATCCTAATCCATTGGTGCGGGCGTGGGCACTCCGTACAATGGCAGGAATTCGCCTTCATGTGATTGCACCCCTTGTTTTGGCGGCAGTTGGAAAATGTGCAAGAGATCCATCAGTCTATGTTAGGAAGTGTGCTGCTAATGCACTCCCGAAGTTGTATGATTTGCGTTTGGAGGAGAATATTACTACTATTCAAGAG CTTGTTGGAATTCTTCTGAATGACAACTCTACTGGAGTAGTTGGAGCTGCTGCTGCTGCATTTGCTTCTATATGTCCTAATGATTTTTCTCTAATTGCGAAAAATTATAGAAGACTGTGTGAGACTCTCCCTGATGTGGAAGAATGGGGTCAGATAGTTTTGATTGGGATCCTTATACGGTATATTATTGCTAGGCATGGGCTCGTGAAAGAATCCTTGATGGGAGCTTCTCATTCTCCAGAGAATTCTAATTCAGAAAAGGAAGGATCTGAATCCTATTTTGGAATCAACGAGAAGACCAATGACATTGGGGGTGTAGTTTGTGAATCTGAGATAGCAGAAATGGTATCCAGGAGTTATCTTGAAGGACCAGATAAATATTTGTCCCAACCATGTTCCAAAATAGCTTCTTCTGTCAAGGACTTTTCAGACTTTACATCCGCAAAAAGTAATGATGATGTGAAGATCCTACTACAGTGTACTTTACCTCTACTGTGGAGTCAAAATAGTGCAGTAGTACTTGCTGCTGCTGGGGTGCACTGGATTATGGCACCGAAAGATGAAATTAAAAGAATTGTTAAGCCTTTGTTGTTTCTGTTGAGATCATCCGATGCCTCAAAATATGTG GTGCTCTGTAACATTCAAGTTTTTGCGAAAGCAATGCCTACCTTGTTTGTTTCCCATTTTGAAGACTTCTTCGTGAGCTCTACTGATCCATATCAAGTGAAAGCTCTGAAGCTTGACATACTATCTTTAATTGCGACAGATTCATCAATTTCACCTATTTTTAATGAGTTCCAG GATTATATTAAAGATCCAGACAGAAGGTTTGCTGCAGATGCTGTTGCTGCTATTGGTTTGTGTGCCCAACGACTTCCAAATATAGCAAGCACTTGTCTGGAAGGGCTGTTGGTTTTGACTTCATATG ATGTGGACATAGCATCAATGGATGAAGAAGCAGTTATTCTGATTCAAGCAATTAATTCCATCAAAACAATCATAAAACATGAACCCTCAAGTCATGACAAA GTAATTGTACATTTGGCTCTTAAGCTGGATTCTATCCGAGTACCAAGTGCACGTGCAATGATTATTTGGATGTTGGGCGAGTATAACTCCACGGGACATATAATTCCAAAAGTGTTACCCACAGTTCTCAAATATCTTGCTTGGAGTTTTTCTTCAGAAGCACTTGTAATGAAGCTCCAGATTCTTAATTCCATGGTCAAG GTTTTATTACATGCAGAAGGGGAAGCACTATCAACCTTCAAGATGCTCTTAAACTATGTACTTGAACTAACTAAATGTGACTTGAACTATGATATCCGTGACCGTGGACGTCTTCTACAGAAACTCTTATCCCACTATATAGGCACTCATGAGTTGGAAGAATCAGCTCCTGACAGCACTTTGCATGTACTTGCAGGACACTTATTTGAGACAGAAACAAAACCCATTCCTTCAGAACCATTAGCTTATCGGTTTTATCTTCCTGGATCTCTTTCACAGATGGTTCTTCATGCTGCTCCAGGATATGAACCTCTCCCACAGCCATTAAGTTTGATTTGCAATGACACTAAATATGAATCCAATATGGTAAAAGATATGAAACAGCCAAGGAATGAAGCCACTCAAAGTGAATCGTATGAAACTGATGATGCTGACTCGGTATCTGGATCATTAAATGAAGAAAGCACATCTGGTTACAATTCTCAGGATTCTAAAACTGGTTCAAGTGGAACTCGGGGCAGCCATGAGAGTGGGTCTACGAGTAATGATGATGAGCATGCTGTTCCACTGATTCATCTTTCTGACAGTGGCAATGCTCATGGGAATCAGTTGGGACCAAGTTTTAATCAAAACCCTGATTCCAATGTTCTTGGGGAATTAATGTTTATAAGAGATCTGGAATCCTGGTTGGATGACAGTCCTGGATCTACCCACAATTCGGTAGAATTGAATAATGTCTGTCAATCATTGGCCAGAATTTCAATTGGAGATATTAGTAGCAGAGTTAAACCTAAATCCTACACTTTGTTAGATCCTGCAAATGGAAACGGCTTGAGTGTGGAATACATATTTTCTTCAGAGGTGTCAAGCATATCCCCTCTGTTTGTTTGTATTCAGGTTACATTTAGCAACAGTTCGGTAGAAGCTATGTCAAATTTACTGTTGGTTGAAGAGGATTCTGTCATGAGGGTAGAATCTTCAGATCAAGTGCTGACATCAGATGAGAG TTCCAAGATGTCTGTTAATGATGTACCGACTCTGGTTCCAATGGAAGAAATTACTAAGCTGGAGCGAGGTCAGGTTATGCAGAGAACCCTTCAGGTTCAGTTCCACCATCATCTGTTGCCCCTTAAGCTGCTTTTATGGTGCAATGGCAAGAAGTACCCTGTGAAGTTGAGACCGGATATTGGGTATTTTGTAAAACCTCTTTCAATGGAAATTGATATGTTCTCAATCAAGGAATCTCAGCTGCCTGGAATGTTTGAATACATAAGGAG GTGTACTTTCATTGATCATATTGAAGAACTCAACAAGCTTGAGAACCCCTTAGCAAAGGACAACTTCCTTGTAATCTGTGAGACTTTGGCTTTAAAGGTGCTTAGTAATGCCAATCTTTTTCTTCTATCTGTGGACATGCCTGTTGGTACCAACCTTGATGATGCTTCAGGTTTGCGGCTTAGGTTCAGTGGTGAGATATTAAGCAATTCAATCCCATGTTTAATTACTATTACTGTTGAAGGTAGATGCTCCGAACCGTTGGACACTTCAGTAAAAGTTAACTGCGAAGAGACTGTTTTTGGCTTGAACTTTCTGAACAGGGTTGTGAATTTTTTGACTGAGCCTGCTCGTTTATGA